Within the Anaerolineae bacterium genome, the region CTGGTGCTGTGGCGTTGGCGGTGGCGGTTCTGGCGGCAGGGGCAGGTGTGGCTGGCCGCGTTTTTCGTCTTGGCCCCGGTGGGAGTGTATCTCGTCTTGCGGGGTGAATCCCAGGCTCAGCGCTATTTCGAGCAATGGACCCTCTCGTTGAGTTATTTGTGGTTCAAGCCCACTTTCTACCTGCATTGGGGCTATACTCTGCACAAACTGTTTGGCCTGCCTTTTGTGCTTCTGGCTTTGTCGGCTTTGGTCTTTGCAACGCCCAAAGGACGGGCCTTGCTGCTGGGGTGGGGAGCCGGATATGTGGTCTTTGGCTTTAGCGTGCCTTACCTGATTTACTCGCACAACTACTATAGCCTGAGCGCCACGCCTTTGGTGGCGGTGGCCATGGCTTTGCCTCTGCAACGTTTGTGGGAAGCCATGCGCAACTTCTCCTGGGGACGCTGGGCTCTGATTGTGGGTGGTGTGCTTTTGAGTGGCTTCTGGCTTTTGACGACTTATCGCGATCTGCGTGATGCCGATTACCGTCATGAGCCGGCCTACTGGGCTGCGCTGGCTGCTCAACTGCCCACCGACGGCCCGCTGATTGCCTTGACGCAGGATTACGGCTATCGCCTGGCCTACTATGGCCCCTTCGTTATCGACGCCCTTTGGCCTCCGCGGGGGGAGTTCGCCCTTCGGCAAATGCGCGGGCGGAAGGTGGACATGCTGGTCGAGTTTCAGCGCCGCACCGAGGGCATGGATTACTTTTTGGTGACGGCTATGGGACAGTGGGAGCATCAGCCGACCCTGCGTGAATTGTTGGAGGAGCATTATCCTCTGATCGCTCAGGGTGATGGCTATTTGCTCTTCGACTTGCGGCATCCGAAAATTCCCCTGTCTCCTCAACCCTGATTTGGCGCGGTGCCTCCACTATGACGCGTTTGCCTCTTGTCTCCATCGTCACGCCCTCCTATAACCAGGCTTCTTTCCTGGAGCGTACCCTCCGCTCGGTGTTGAGTCAGGATTACCCGCACATCGAGTACATCGTGGTGGATGGGGGCTCGACCGATGGCAGCGTGGCGGTGATCGAACGCTATGCGCACCGTCTGGCCTGGTGGGTGAGCGAACCCGATCAGGGGCAGGCCGAGGCCATCAACAAAGGTTTTGCCCGCGCTCAGGGGGAGATTTTCGCCTGGGTGAACTCCGACGACTTGCTGGCCCCCTGGACCGTGGCGGAGGCAGTGGCCGCCTTTCAGAGGCATCCAGAAGCCGGACTGGTCTTCGGCCATGGGGTCTCCATAGACGCTCAGGGCCGCCCCTTTCACCTGCTGCGCACTGGCCCGTGGGGTTTGGCCGAGTTGATGACCTTCCACATGCTCAACCAGCCGGCGGTGTTCCTCCGTCGCGCCGCGTGGGAGGCCGTGGGCGGGTTGGACCTGGGCTACCATTACTTGTTGGACCATCACCTCTGGCTGCGCATGGCGGCTCAGGCTCCCACGGCCCATGTGGACCGTATCTGGGCCTTTGCCCGCTACCACGCCGCTGCCAAGAACGCTGCCCAGGCGTCCGGTTTCGCCGCCGAGGCGTTGCGCCTGGCCCACTGGATGAGCACCGAACCTGCGCTGGCCTCGACCTACGCTCGCTTGCGGCGTCGAGTGTGGGCCGCAGCCTACCGCTTCGCCGGGCGTTACCTGGTGGACGGCGGGCACTACCTCGCCGCCCTGGGCGCCTATCTGCGGGCCCTGGCCTACCATCCGCCCACCGCCGCCAAGGAGGCCCATCGCATGGCCTTCGCCCTGGCAGGCCTATTCGGTCTGGGGGGGGCTTTGCGCCGGGTCTACTATCGCCGTGCCTGGGGAGGCATTCCCCCCGAAGTCGTCGCTTTGGGGGTCACCAACGCCGATGCGTGGGTCATGGGGGAGACGCAGCCGCCTTCCGAACCAAGATGAGAATCCTTCTCAAGTAGAAGTGGTATAATCCCTCACTTGCAGGAGGCAACGTTGGGCCAGAGGCGTGCTGCGTGTCTCGTGCCTCGCCGGGGCCGTCCCTTGCCTCCACCTTCCATCCTCCTACCCCGATGCCTCGCCATCGAACCAACTGACAGCGGAACACCTGACACCGAGACACCAACCACTGAGCCTCTGAACAGCCGGGCATTCGGGCAACTGAAAAACGGAGCATCCCTGAGAGACTATGGTTCCCAAAGTGATTCGCGTCGTGGGCGCGCGCGTCCACAACCTGAAGAACCTCACCGTGGAAATCCCTCGCGACAAACTGGTGGTCATCACCGGCTTGTCGGGGTCGGGGAAATCCTCTTTGGCCTTCGACACTATCTTTGCCGAGGGCCAGCGGCGCTATGTGGAGTCCCTCTCCGCCTACGCCCGTCAGTTCCTCGGCCAGATGGAAAAGCCCGATGTGGACAGCATCGAGGGCCTCTCCCCGGCCGTGGCCATTGACCAGAAGGGCGTTTCGCATAACCCTCGCTCCACCGTGGGCACCGTCACCGAGATTTACGACTACCTGCGCCTGCTCTTCGCCCGCGCCGGGACGCCCCACTGCCCCGTCTGTGGCCGCGAAGTGGTGCGCCAGTCGGCCCAGGAGATCGTGGACGCCCTGTTGGCGCTGCCTGAGGGCATGCGCCTTATCCTGCTGGCGCCGCTGGTGCGCGGACGCAAGGGCACCCACCAGGCCGTGCTGGACGAGATTCGCAAGGCTGGGTTTACCCGCGCTCGCGTGGATGGCCGCATTGTCGTGCTCGACGAGGAAGAAGTCTCTCTGGAGCGCTACAAGCGGCACGATATCGAGGCCGTGGTGGACCGCCTGATCATCCGCCATTTTGAGGATCCCCAAGAGGCCGATGACTTCCGCACCCGCCTGACCGACTCCGTTGAAACGGCCCTGAAATTTGGCGATGGCTACCTCATCGCCCATCTCCTGCCCCGCCGGAACCCTGGGGGAGAGGCCGCGCCCGAGGGTGCGGCTTCGCCCCAGGAAACTCCCCGCGACCTCTTCTTTTCCGAGCATCTGGCCTGCCCCGAGCACGGCGTCAGCCTGCCCGAACTGGAACCGCGCACGTTTTCCTTCAACACGCCTCACGGCGCGTGCCCCGAATGCCAGGGCCTGGGATTCAAACTGGAAATCGACCCCGACCTGCTCATCCCCGACAAGAGTCGTTCCATAGCCGATGGGGCCATCGTGGCCCTGGAATGGAGTGCTCCGCCGGAGCGCCGGGGGTACACCTGGCAGGTGCTCCAGGCTGTGGCCGAGGCCTACGGCATCGATTTGCACAAGCCGGTCAGGGAATTGCCTGAGGAGCACCTGGACATCATCCTCTACGGCACTCGAGGCCGCCCGGTGCCCGTGACCTACCGCAGCCGACGGCGTAACATGCAGGCCCGTTTCACCACGACCTTCGAGGGCGTGGTGAACAGCCTGATGCGCCGCTATCAAGAGACCCAATCGGACTATGTGCATCGCAAAATCGGCGAGTTCCTGACGCAACGCACCTGCCCGGTGTGTCACGGCACGCGCCTGCGGCCCGAGGCCCTGGCCGTGACCGTGGCGGGGGTGAACATCGCCGAGGTCGTCTCCTGGCCGGTGAGCCGGACGCTGCAGTGGGTGCGTTCGTTGCGGGGGAATCCCCCCCTTAGCAAGGGAGAGAAGGGGGAGAACCTCACCCCACCCGCTACCCCCCTCCCATCCCTTACTAAGGGGGGGGAGGAGGAAGCCCCGAGCGAAAGCGAGGGGCGGGGGAGGGGAGAAAGCGACCTCCAACGCCTTGCCCGCGAGCGAGGACTGGTGACCACAGGCTTCCATTTGCCCTACAACCCTCGTTTGGTGGAACGCGCCCGGGAGTTACGAGCCTACATGACCCCCGCCGAACAAAAGTTGTGGGCCTTTTTGCGCAAATTGCCTTACCGGGTGTTGCGTCAGCGCCCGATTGACCATTACATTGTGGACTTCTACATCCCGCACGCGCGGTTGGTGATTGAGGTAGATGGCGAGCAGCACTGTACGGAAGAAGGAAAGGCCTACGATGCGGAGCGCGACGCCGTGTTAGAAGGATACGGTCTGCGCGTGTTTCGTGTGCCCAACGCCGAGGTGCTCGGGCACTTTGGAGAAGTTGCGGCGCAAATCGAGCGCCTGGTGGCGGATCTCACCCCACCCCCTTTCCCCCTCCCCTCCCTTATCAAGGGAGGGGAGGGGGAAAG harbors:
- a CDS encoding glycosyltransferase; translation: MTRLPLVSIVTPSYNQASFLERTLRSVLSQDYPHIEYIVVDGGSTDGSVAVIERYAHRLAWWVSEPDQGQAEAINKGFARAQGEIFAWVNSDDLLAPWTVAEAVAAFQRHPEAGLVFGHGVSIDAQGRPFHLLRTGPWGLAELMTFHMLNQPAVFLRRAAWEAVGGLDLGYHYLLDHHLWLRMAAQAPTAHVDRIWAFARYHAAAKNAAQASGFAAEALRLAHWMSTEPALASTYARLRRRVWAAAYRFAGRYLVDGGHYLAALGAYLRALAYHPPTAAKEAHRMAFALAGLFGLGGALRRVYYRRAWGGIPPEVVALGVTNADAWVMGETQPPSEPR
- the uvrA gene encoding excinuclease ABC subunit UvrA; translation: MVPKVIRVVGARVHNLKNLTVEIPRDKLVVITGLSGSGKSSLAFDTIFAEGQRRYVESLSAYARQFLGQMEKPDVDSIEGLSPAVAIDQKGVSHNPRSTVGTVTEIYDYLRLLFARAGTPHCPVCGREVVRQSAQEIVDALLALPEGMRLILLAPLVRGRKGTHQAVLDEIRKAGFTRARVDGRIVVLDEEEVSLERYKRHDIEAVVDRLIIRHFEDPQEADDFRTRLTDSVETALKFGDGYLIAHLLPRRNPGGEAAPEGAASPQETPRDLFFSEHLACPEHGVSLPELEPRTFSFNTPHGACPECQGLGFKLEIDPDLLIPDKSRSIADGAIVALEWSAPPERRGYTWQVLQAVAEAYGIDLHKPVRELPEEHLDIILYGTRGRPVPVTYRSRRRNMQARFTTTFEGVVNSLMRRYQETQSDYVHRKIGEFLTQRTCPVCHGTRLRPEALAVTVAGVNIAEVVSWPVSRTLQWVRSLRGNPPLSKGEKGENLTPPATPLPSLTKGGEEEAPSESEGRGRGESDLQRLARERGLVTTGFHLPYNPRLVERARELRAYMTPAEQKLWAFLRKLPYRVLRQRPIDHYIVDFYIPHARLVIEVDGEQHCTEEGKAYDAERDAVLEGYGLRVFRVPNAEVLGHFGEVAAQIERLVADLTPPPFPLPSLIKGGEGESPPEAGRGRGEILTPRQRAIAGRILRELEARLGFLVDVGLDYLTLDRAANTLSGGEAQRIRLATQVGSRLTGVLYVLDEPSIGLHPRDTARLLRTLKGLRDLGNTVLVVEHDPETILEADWVIDLGPGAGEHGGQMVAQGPVEEILRHPTSITGAYLSGRKQVPLPENRRQGNGRWLTIVGARENNLKNITVRLPLGMLVLVAGVSGSGKSSLVVEVLYKALARHLMGARLQPGKHERIEGLEHIDKVINIDQSPIGRTPRSNPATYTGVWDPIRKLFATLPESQIRGYKPGRFSFNVRGGRCEACQGQGVLRIEMQFLPDVYVRCDVCHGARFNRETLQVRFKELNIAEVLDLTVDQAMEVFAAFPAIKRKLQTLHDVGLGYIRLGQPAPTLSGGEAQRVKLARELSRMPKGHTLYVLDEPTVGLHAADVHQLIEVLQRLVDAGNTVVVIEHNLDLIKVADWIIDLGPEGGDQGGQIVAEGPPEAICAVPSSHTGRFLRRYIRMNHE